In Hirundo rustica isolate bHirRus1 chromosome 2, bHirRus1.pri.v3, whole genome shotgun sequence, one genomic interval encodes:
- the LIPI gene encoding lipase member I, which translates to MLKLCFFICLIYWVKSDEEQKCPVFTDLNIGNALSGTELHVQLLLYTRENHDCSEKLIEDDVAASGYLNTSKKIVFVIHGFRPTGSPPVWLSNMKKLLLSSEDINLIIVDWNRGATTVNYKAAVQNCRKVAEILKNYIDQMLVGGASLDSVYMIGVSLGAHIAGFVGKKYNGKLGRITGLDPAGPSFTREPPEHRLDPTDAQFVDVIHSDIDVLGFKKPLGTIDFYPNGGMDQPGCPKTFFSGLQFFKCDHQRSVFLFLASLKSKCDIITYPCDSYLDYKRGRCLDCDAFQPMSCPVLGYHADRWKNMLISYSSPTKAYFDTSDKDPFCMYNYLLDITTWNKSTRRGFIKVKIIDYAGNTVESQMNSEASTFQQYKKVKILTGFHRDIEKIAKISLTFSTKSLIGPKQKLRILQMKLKSLNNPNRLQLCRYDFVLMEGTELTFKPIPCSERGT; encoded by the exons ATGCTGAAATTGTGTTTCTTCATATGTTTGATATACTGGGTGAAATCAG aTGAGGAACAAAAATGTCCCGTATTTACAGACCTTAACATAGGCAATGCTTTGTCTGGAACAGAACTCCATGTTCAGCTACTCCTATACACAAGGGAAAATCATGATTGTTCTGAGAAACTCATTGAAGACGACGTTGCTGCATCTGGGTACCTGAATACAAGCAAGAAAATTGTCTTTGTTATTCATGGCTTCAGGCCAACGGGATCTCCTCCGGTATGGCTCAGCAACATGAAGAAGCTTTTACTGTCTTCAGAGGATATTAATCTCATTATAGTTGACTGGAATCGTGGTGCTACCACTGTGAATTACAAAGCTGCTGtgcaaaactgcagaaaagttgcagaaatactgaaaaattacattgaCCAGATGCTG GTGGGTGGGGCTTCTCTTGACTCTGTGTATATGATTGGAGTTAGTCTTGGTGCTCATATAGCTGGTTTTGTTGGCAAGAAGTATAATGGCAAACTTGGCAGAATTACAG GTCTGGATCCAGCAGGCCCTTCATTCACTCGAGAACCCCCAGAGCACAGACTGGATCCTACTGATGCACAGTTTGTGGATGTAATCCATTCAGATATTGATG TACTAGGTTTCAAGAAGCCTTTAGGAACCATTGATTTCTATCCAAATGGAGGAATGGATCAGCCTGGTTGtccaaaaacatttttcagtg gaCTTCAGTTTTTTAAATGTGACCATCAGAGATCTGTCTTCCTCTTCTTAGCATCTTTGAAAAGCAAGTGTGACATAATAACGTATCCCTGTGACTCTTATTTGGATTACAAGAGAGGAAGATGTCTTGATTGTGATGCTTTCCAGCCAATGTCCTGCCCGGTACTGG GTTATCATGCTGATAGATGGAAAAACATGTTGATATCATATAGTTCACCAACAAAAGCTTACTTTGATACCTCGGACAAAGACCCATTCTGCA TGTATAACTACTTACTGGACATTACTACCTGGAATAAAAGCACTAGGAGAGGTTTCattaaagttaaaataataGACTATGCTGGAAACACAGTAGAGTCACAGATGAATAG tgAAGCTTCAACATTTCAACAATataaaaaagtcaaaatactGACTGGATTTCACCGAGACattgaaaaaattgcaaaaatttCCTTGACCTTTTCTACGAAGTCTTTAATAGGCCCAAAACAAAAGCTGAGGATTCTTCAGATGAAGCTGAAATCTCTCAATAATCCAAATAG GCTACAGCTGTGCAGATACGATTTTGTACTGATGGAGGGCACTGAACTGACCTTCAAACCTATCCCTTGCTCTGAGAGGGGTACATGA